In a single window of the Centropristis striata isolate RG_2023a ecotype Rhode Island chromosome 18, C.striata_1.0, whole genome shotgun sequence genome:
- the mboat2b gene encoding lysophospholipid acyltransferase 2b — translation MAAEESRSTACTGSSLLQPVSEITDLPLDQVNFVVCQLGALVSAFWFRLFLHPSRTSPFIRHVVATLLGLYFAMFCFGWYALHFLVQSGLTYGIMILTGVEHMHKYCLLVALSYLSLCQITRVYVFDYGMYSADFTGPMMVITQKITSLAFEIHDGMARKEEHLTPGQKILAIRRMPSLLQYFSYNCNFLGILAGPTCSYNDYIAFIEGEPRRHRHHQDRKSSSTLRTSEPSPNTEVVRKVATSFFCLLVFLSVCKVFPVERNIDDDFIANMPFYAQVVYLYLSMLTTRPKYYFVWTLADAINNAAGFGFNGYGVDGAPRWDLISNLRIVNIELATSFKVFLDNWNIQTAHWLKRVCYERCPYHPTAATFILSAMWHGAYPGYYLTFLTGIVITLAARAVRHNVRPHFLHSPAHKLVYDVITWAATQIAICYTVVPFVLLSVGPSIKFYRSWYFSLHIGCVLLAVALPVKPRHLRLKEQQKAQRHLEAADSNCSQKEKTT, via the exons ATGGCCGCTGAGGAGAGCCGATCCACGGCCTGCACCGGCTCCAGCCTGCTGCAGCCGGTCAGCGAGATCACCGACCTGCCGCTGGACCAG GTGAACTTCGTGGTGTGCCAGCTGGGCGCTCTGGTCTCGGCCTTCTGGTTTCGCCTCTTCCTCCATCCCAGTAGAACCAGTCCCTTCATCAGACACGTGGTGGCCACGCTGCTGGGACTCTACTTCGCCATGTTCTGCTTCGGCTG GTACGCGCTGCACTTCCTGGTCCAGAGCGGACTCACCTACGGCATCATGATCCTCACCGGAGTGGAGCACATGCACAA GTACTGCCTCCTGGTGGCGCTCAGCTACCTGAGTCTCTGTCAGATCACCAGAGTCTACGTCTTCGACTACGGCATGTACTCAGCCGACTTCACCGG GCCGATGATGGTGATCACACAGAAGATCACCAGTCTGGCGTTTGAAATCCACGACG GAATGGCGCGTAAAGAGGAACATCTGACTCCAGGACAGAAGATTTTAGCCAtcag GAGGATGCCCAGCCTGCTGCAGTACTTCAGTTATAACTGTAACTTCTTGGGGATCCTGGCGGGTCCCACCTGCTCCTACAACGACTACATCGCCTTCATCGAGGGCGAGCCgcgccgccaccgccaccaccaggaCAGGAAGTCCTCCAGCACGCTGAGGACCAGCGAACCCTCGCCAAAC acCGAGGTGGTGCGTAAGGTGGCCACCTCCTTCTTCTGCCTGCTCGTCTTCCTGTCGGTGTGTAAAGTTTTCCCCGTGGAGCGAAACATCGACGACGACTTCATCGCCAACATGCCGTTCTACGCCCAGGTGGTCTACCTGTACCTGTCCATGCTCACCACCAGACCCAAGTACTACTTCGTCTGGACACTCG cTGACGCCATCAACAACGCTGCAGGTTTTGGTTTTAACGGCTACGGGGTCGACGGAGCTCCTCGCTGGGACCTGATCTCCAACCTGAGGATTGTCAACATCGAG TTAGCCACCAGTTTCAAAGTGTTCCTGGACAACTGGAACATCCAGACGGCTCACTGGCTCAAACG GGTGTGTTACGAGCGGTGTCCCTACCACCCGACGGCCGCCACCTTCATCCTGTCGGCCATGTGGCACGGAGCGTATCCAGGCTACTACCTCACCTTCCTCACCGGCATCGTCATCACGCTGGCTGCTCGAGCG GTCCGGCACAACGTCCGGCCTCACTTCCTGCACTCGCCCGCCCATAAACTGGtctatgatgtcatcacatggGCGGCGACTCAGATCGCCATCTGCTACACGGTGGTGCCATTCGTCCTGCTGTCCGTCGGTCCGTCCATCAAGTTCTACCG GTCCTGGTACTTCAGCCTCCACATCGGCTGCGTGCTGCTGGCCGTGGCGCTGCCCGTCAAGCCCCGACACCTCCGCCTCAAAGAGCAGCAGAAGGCGCAGCGCCACCTGGAGGCCGCCGACAGCAACTGCAGCCAGAAGGAGAAGACCACATGA